The DNA region CACCAGTCTGACTCAATATAATCGATAGCAGTGAAAAGGCGAGGGTGATTATCATAATACCAATGGTATTGGGTAATTTAAAAAAACGATAATTTAAATAGCTGGCAAGTGCGGTAATAAAAAATAGTGAGGCTAATATTGCTTGCAAGGACACAGCTATGCTCTCTTTTGCCGTTAAAAGGAGTAGTTTATAGTAATTTTATCTGCCTTGCTAATCGGATGGATATAGCATTCTACTTGCCTGTAGCCCGTATGAAGCGCAGCGAAATACGGGATGTTAATTATAGAGTTTACTCATCCCCTAGAAACTGCAAAAATAAGCAGACAATATTCATTACGCTTGGGTAGAAGCTCCTTATAGCCTTATCTCGGCGTTACCACACAGAGGATACACGATGCGTTTAAAAAAACTGATGAGTATTTTTTTATTGATAAATGCTTTTTCACTAGTTGTGGCACAGGCGGCGTCGCCTCAAGTGATTTGGACGGCGGTGTTCAACCATATCACTCCGCTTAATCCAAAAACTACTTTAGAGTATTGTCGCCAACACACCCCCAGTGTGATTGTCACCACCATTCAGCAAATTACTAGCAAAAATGGGGTGAAAGGATTAAACGGCGTGACGATCCGTTATTTGTCTTACCGAACTGAGATCAAAGATCATTTATATTTTAATCTCGTGAATGCTATCGTAAGCGGTAAAAATCACGATGGCAGCTCGTGGTCAGAACCCATGAAACTTTATGAACAAACCTTAAGTGCCGCCGGTGAAACGTATACGGTATGGAGTACGGATAAATGCAAGGGCACTTTTCTTGGGACTCCTACAGTGATAGGCTAGAGTGCGATGGCAACTTGTTGATTGATGAACAACAGAATGCAGTTGATACGGATACAGATTGCAATTAAGTCTACAGATAGATTACTATTTTTGGGTATTTCTGTAGACTTAAGATTGAAAAATGCATAAGCTGCAAGCAATTCAAGTGCTGAAAAATCTTGATAAAAATGGAAAAACTTCATTTCTCAAATAAGATTTATGCAAACTATTTTCTCATGACTCACTATTCAAGGTTACAGACTCTTAAAGTAATAACAGGGAGTTAATCACATGATCGATCACAAAAAGCGCTTTGAAGATCGCTTAAAAATATCCTTAAGCGCACAATTTAAAAACGAGAGTGCAACAGAAAACGAAGAGCTTTTTCATTGTGCGCAAGCAAAACAACGTTGCCAAGCCATGCACCAATCTTTGCATGAGGGTAAGTGCATTCTTAAATTCTTGTATTACTCCTTGCAAAAAGTACATGTAGCGCTGAGTGAAGAAAAGTCACAGCACGTTAGTCTGACCCAAAATCTCAATATGTCGCAACTAGAAAAACTAGAGCACGATCTATTCTTACGCATTGAATATTTACAGGCTATGGATGCTGCTGCGTTTGCAGACGAGAAAGAGGCGCATGTAAAATTAGAAACATTTTTAGCTGCTGCGCTCGATAAATTAAATAAAAATTTGCATATTCAAAAAAATGCATTCCAGCATGATTTACAAACTTTGCGTTTTGCCTTTAGCCAGTATATTAAAATTTCTCAGAAGCACCTGACTTCAGCGAGTGATTTATACGATAATTCGAGTGAGAGACAGCATCTGCAAGAATGCAAAAAACGACTTTTATTATTGAATAAATTAGCCAATATAGAAAAAATAAACCATGATAAAGCCATTGATGTGTTTGCCATGTTATTTTCCGAACAACCCTTAGCATGTTTGCGTTATCGAGAATCTCTTCATAGGCTTTATCAGGCACTAGCTGATGAAGTGGAATACCTGTATACTCGTCCAGCATTACGCTATTCTCGTTATCTGCGTCGCGGATTGAGTGACTATGACGAGAATGAAAATAACAGCGAAGATGACGACAAATAATGGAGGTTTTTATCGTGCAAAAATTTAAAATAATGGTAATAATTTTGGCATTCAGTCTTGCTGGGGCTTGGGCCAAAAAACCCGAATCAGATTTTACCGCCACTTGTAGCAAGCAAGATTTAGAACAAATTAAAACCGCCGTAAAATCGGCTAACTGTCGTTTACAATATTTAATGGGCATGATTTATATTCACGGCGTGGTGGTAAAAAAAGATTATGCAAAAGCCTTGGCGTGGCTGAAATTAGCGGCTGAAAATGGCGATGATAATGCACGTGTTTATTTAGGAGTCGCGTATTTTTACGGTAAAGGCGTAAAGCAAGATCCCGAAAAAGCCTTATATTGGTTTCGCCAAGCGGCTCACCAAGGTGATATTAATATCGAAAAATTTTTACAAAAAACTTATTTTAATTCGATCTCCAAAGACAGTCACCATCAAATTATTCCCTATATCGAAGCACAAGCCAAAGCCGGCAAAGCCGATGCGCAATATTTTCTAGGACTGTTGTATACGCAAGGCGTCGGTGGTTTTGCCGAAGACGATGTCAAAGCCTCTTATTGGTTTGAAAAAGCCGCCAAACAAAACATGGCAGAAGCCCAATATAATTTAGCGGTAAATTATTTATACGGTTTAGGCGTTAAACAAGATGATAACCTCGCTATTTACTGGTTCCAAAAAGCCGCCACCAACGGCCTAAAAGAAGCCAAACGCACGTTAAAACTCATCGCCAGCCAATAGGCGTGGCCTGGAAGTAGCCTGGAACGTAGCGTAAGCGGAGATCCAGGATCGAAGTTTTAAAATTTCACTGATCCTGGATCTCCGCTTACGCTACGTTCCAGGCTACACCCTACGATCAATCGTCCAAGCCAAGTGCCTTCTCCACATCCGTATGACTTACGCGCTCGCTGGGGTATTCTAAACGATGAGCAGCTAAATAATGATCTTCGAGATCACCAAGATGCTCCATAATGGCTTCACGAGCATAAAAAGTTTTGGTACGCCCCGTCGCTTTTGCTAAATGAGCAAGGCGTTATTCAATATCGTCAGATAATCGAATGGCTAACATCAACATGACTAAATCCTCAAGAGTTGCTATACATGTATAGCATGGCACAAAAATCCATTGTTGGTTAAAGAAAAATAGCACAGCCTGGAAGCCTGGAAAGTACCGTAGCGAAGATCCAGACTTGATCTCGATTAATCTTCAATCTTTAAACGCGTCACGAAACTTGATTAAATTCAGTATGCGGTTATTTATGTTCCTGGATCACCGCTAAGCTACGATCCAGGAAAATTCCCTGAATAGTTTTCTCATGTTTCTTATTATCTATGCATAGCATACCTATAAGCCAAGATCAGACCGTTCCTACCTGCAGCAAGCCCTTGACTATTTAGCAAGGGAGCCACTAAAAGATTAGCAATTCCTTCTCCAATACTATCATATTTTTTTATGATATATAAAAGAGCACCTATTGCTAGTGATAAACCTCCCCCGAAAAGAATATACTCTTTAACATCATAACCAGATGTATTGTCCGTTAATCCTAATAGCTCACATTGTTGATGTAATTCTTTATTAAAATACGCAAGGGTATTATTTATTACATCTAAAACGAAGGGGGAGTTATTTGATAATTGCTCGGCAGTGTTAAGTTTAAGTTGAATCAAGTTATTACTGGTATAGTTTAAGAATTCGCACACAAAGGTTTTAAGATTTTCTAAAACTATGCCAGGCGTATCGGGAGTTACGAAAGAAAGATCACTAAAATTGTTTTGTTGGAGATAGGTTTTTAAATTCTCTAACGCCGGTCTAATGGCTGAACCGATTGTATTAAAACAAATTGCGGTATTATTGAAAGGAATGTTTGGATTTGAATAACATAGATAAGGAAGGCCACGCGTATTAGTGGCGCTTGCTTTATTTGTCATGCTGGTTAATGCGCCAAGAAAGAAAAATAAAGTGAATTTCTTAAGAGAAAAGGAGCATAAGCTCTTATTAACGCTAAATAAAAAAGAATTAAAAAAATGCTGATTGCTAGTTTCGTCAAACGATTGATTTTTCGTCTGTGGCTTTATCACAATACCTTGTTGTTTTTGCGCATCTTTAATTTTCGCTAATTCCTTTTTTGGCAAGGTGTTTTTATTCGTAGAATTTTTATATCCAAAAAGTTTATAAATATTAGAGAGCATATTAATACCTTTGTTAATTTAGTCGATTAAAAGTAGCCTGGAACGGAGCGTAAGCGAAGATCCAGGATCAGTGAAATTTTAAAACTTCGATCCTGGATCGCAGCACAGCGAAGTTCCAGGCTACGTACTGAATCACCGCTGCGATGCGATCCAAGCTACAGCACTAACCAAGATCACATCCTGTTGGCTGCACCTGAGCTGGAGGTTGGATCTACAGGAGCAGCTGCGGCACCCGCAGCTCCGCCGCCGGCCGCAGCAACAGGCACTACGACACCCGCAGCTGCTCCTGGAAGAGCAACATATCCTGGCGCTGCTGCTGGAGCCTTTTTGCAATCCTTATAACCATAATAACTCCCAACAAAGGCGGCTAGACCGGCAATCCCAAAAATTATATAAAGACCTGTAAAGTCATTCGAAGGTTCCAGCTCATCACACTGGTTATTCAATACTGTACTTAATTTTTTAAGAACGTGAGCTATTGTATTTAATACTAGCGTGCTATTTTTAGCTAAAGATTCTGCCACATTAATAACAAGGTCTAATGGCCCAGATTCTGAATTTTCATAATTGCAAGAAATTGAGGTAAGCATTTTTAAAGCACTTTCGGGTATATCAACCAGAGTATTAAAACCATAACTTACCAAACAAGCGAGCAGATCTTGATACGAAGGTATTTGCCTTGAGGAACCATCGGTATTAATACACAGTGCAGTGTTATTAAACTCCGGTTGTGGATTAGCCAAGCAGGTATATTTAGCGGCAGTGCGCGTTGCTTGGAGTAAGAGGCTAATAATCAATAAAGTTAGGGCATTTTTATTCAGAAGCTTGGAAGACTGATTAATCCCATGTTTAGGTAGTGTATCTTGAATTTTTTTGAGAATGGCTCGTGATAATGTATTGTTACTTTTATTATTTATTTCTGCTATTTTATTCAAAAGCGCTGTGATTGATTCCAGTGACGATGGAGTATTTGGAGTAGGCTTGGAAGGTGTATTAATTCCAGCTTGTTGTTGTGCTTGTTGAATTTTTTTGATGGTATTTGGTGATAATTTGTTTTTACTTTTATTTTTTCCTGCTATTTGTTTAAGAGTGTTAAAAACATTTGCTAACATAATTATACCTCGACTCATTAATATTATATTTATATTTTGCTCATCACAGAATAAGTGGGATGGATTGAGCAACGCGGAATTCGGGAACGGTGAAATTTTAAAACTTTGATCCTGGATCTTCGCTGCGCTACGTTCCAGGCTACATGCTGCGCTCCGTTCCAGGCTACATGCTGCGCTGCGTTCTAGGCTACGTTGCGATGTGCGGGCATTGTAACTCATGGATCTTAGCTTAGTGTGACAGATTAATTCAAGTTCAATCTTATTCTGAACTTTTTTCTGGGCAATGAAAGGTTTTAATAATCTTACCTTGGTGATCGACGGATTCTAAATGGACGTCAAAGCCCCAAAGTGTGTGTAAATGTTTTAGCACTTCTTGAGTTTCGGTTGCAGCGAGTGGTTTGCGATTGTATTGATGGTGACGTAATGTCAGTGAGCGATTACCACGAGTATCCACATTATAAACTTCAATATTGGGTTCGTTCGAACCGAGATTATATTGTTCAGCTAAACTACTGCGCACATGTTGATAACCCGCCTTATTGTGAATAGCGGAAATTTCTAAAAAATCGAGTTCATCATCA from Legionellales bacterium includes:
- a CDS encoding sel1 repeat family protein, producing the protein MQKFKIMVIILAFSLAGAWAKKPESDFTATCSKQDLEQIKTAVKSANCRLQYLMGMIYIHGVVVKKDYAKALAWLKLAAENGDDNARVYLGVAYFYGKGVKQDPEKALYWFRQAAHQGDINIEKFLQKTYFNSISKDSHHQIIPYIEAQAKAGKADAQYFLGLLYTQGVGGFAEDDVKASYWFEKAAKQNMAEAQYNLAVNYLYGLGVKQDDNLAIYWFQKAATNGLKEAKRTLKLIASQ